The proteins below are encoded in one region of Eulemur rufifrons isolate Redbay chromosome 2, OSU_ERuf_1, whole genome shotgun sequence:
- the ARG2 gene encoding arginase-2, mitochondrial has protein sequence MSVRSSLSRLLRTQVHSVPKKSVHSVAVIGAPFSQGQKRKGVEHGPAAIREAGLMKRLSNLGCHLKDFGDLSFTPVPKDDLYNNLIVNPRSVGLANQELAEVVSRAVSGGYNCVTVGGDHSLAIGTISGHARHCPDLCVIWVDAHADINTPLTTSSGNLHGQPVSFLLRELQDKVPQLPGFSWIKPCISSPRIVYIGLRDVDPPEHFILKNYDIQYFSMRDIDRLGIQKVMEQTFDLLIGKRQRPIHLSFDIDAFDPTLAPATGTPVVGGLTYREGMYITEEIHNTGLLSALDLVEVNPQLATSEEEAKATASLAVDVIASSFGQTREGGHIVYDQLPTPSSPDESEKEACVRI, from the exons ATGTCCGTAAGGAGCAGCCTCTCGCGTCTCCTCCGGACGCAAGTGCATTCCGTCCCGAAGAAATCCGTCCACTCCGTGGCTGTAATAGGAGCCCCGTTCTCACAGGGACAG aaaagaaaaggagtggAACATGGCCCAGCTGCCATAAGAGAAGCTGGCTTGATGAAAAGGCTCTCCAATTTGG GCTGCCACCTAAAAGACTTTGGAGATTTGAGTTTTACTCCAGTGCCCAAAGATGATCTCTACAACAACCTGATAGTGAATCCACGCTCAGTGGGCCTTGCCAACCAGGAACTGGCTGAGGTGGTTAGTAGAGCGGTGTCAGGTGGCTACAACTGTGTCACGGTGGGAGGAGACCACAG CCTTGCAATTGGTACCATTAGTGGCCATGCCCGACACTGCCCAGACCTTTGTGTCATCTGGGTTGATGCCCATGCAGATATCAATACACCCCTTACTACTTCATCAGGAAATCTCCATGGACAGCCTGTTTCATTTCTCCTCAGAGAGCTACAGGACAAG GTACCACAACTCCCAGGATTTTCCTGGATCAAACCTTGTATCTCTTCCCCAAGGATTGTGTATATTGGTCTAAGAGATGTGGACCCTCCTGAGCA ttttattttaaagaactatGATATCCAATATTTTTCCATGAGAGACATTGATCGACTTGGTATCCAGAAGGTCATGGAACAGACATTTGATTTGCTGATTGGCAA AAGACAAAGGCCAATCCATCTGAGTTTTGATATTGATGCATTTGACCCTACGCTGGCTCCAGCCACAGGAACCCCTGTCGTAGGGGGACTGACCTATCGGGAAGGCATGTATATTACTGAGGAAATACACAATACAG GGTTGCTGTCAGCACTGGATCTTGTTGAAGTCAATCCTCAGCTGGCCACTTCAGAGGAAGAGGCGAAGGCTACAGCTAGCCTGGCGGTGGATGTGATTGCTTCAAGTTTTGGTCAGACAAGGGAAGGAGGGCACATTGTCTATGACCAACTTCCTACTCCCAGTTCACCAGATGAATCAGAAAAGGAAGCATGTGTGAGAATTTAG